The sequence GCCTGCTGACGGAGAACCTGTCGGCGCGGCTGGCGCAGATGACGGACATGCGGCCTACGGGACAGGGCCGGCTGCATGTGGAGTATAAGATTCCGACTCGCGGCCTCATTGGCTTCCAGCGGTTCTTTATGAAGGCGACGCGAGGCAACGGGGTAATGAACTCGATATTACTGGGCTACGAGGCGATGCAAGGGGACTTGAGGTCTACCAGGACGGGAGTGATGGTGGCGTCGGAGACGGGGACGGCGGTGGCCTACGGCCTCAATCACGCGCAGGAACTCGGGTCCACTTTTGTAGAACCGGGAATGGCGATTTACGAGGGTATGATAGTGGGGATGCACGCGCGGGACCGGGATATGGAGGTCAACGTCTGCAAGGAAAAGAAGCTGACCAATATCCGATCATCGACCTCAGACATCGCTGTGAAGCTCAGCCCGCCAATTCGGATGACCTTGGAGGAGGCGCTGGACTTCATCGTCGATGACGAGATGGTGGAGGTCACGCCGAAGAACATACGCCTTAGGAAGCGCGTCCTATCCAATGCTGAGCGTTACCGCCAGGGACGCGATAAAGCTGTAGCGGGGCGGCGCTAAGCCTAAGCCGCGGCGACCAGTCCAGTTACGCGACGGCCCATCTCAGCGGTGCTAAGGGGCTTGCTTCCTGGCTTGGCTATGTCAGCAGTCCTATAACCGTCAGCCAGAGCCAGCTCCACTGCCCGCTCTATTGACTCGGCCTCTCGATTTAAGCCCAAGGACAGCCGCAGCATCATAGCGACGCTTAAAAGGGTGGCTACGGGATTTGCGATGCCTTTGCCAGCGATGTCAGGGGCGCTGCCGTGGATAGGCTCATAGAGTCCCAGTGCAGGCCCACCAGCACTCTTGGCGGAGGGGGCGAGGCTGGCGGAGGGCAGCATGCCCATGGAGCCTGCCAGCACGGCGGCTTCATCAGTCAAGATGTCGCCGAAGGTGTTTTCGGTGACTATTACGTCGAACTTGGACGGGGCGCGGACTAGCTGCATGGCTGCTGTGTCTACCAGCATGTGATCTAAGGCTACGTCCGGGTACTCTCTCGAAACTTCAACAGCTAGTTCCCGCCACAGGCGGGACGTTTCCAGCACGTTGGCCTTGTCCACCGAGATGAGTTTTTTACGACGCGTCCTGGCTAGTTGGAAACCTACATGGAGGATGCGGCAGATCTCGGCCTCAGTGTAGCGGAGGGTATCGACACCGCGGCGGCCGGTGGGGGTCTGCCACCGACGTTTAGGTTTGGCGAAATAGAGGCCGCCGGTGAGCTCTCGCACCACCATCATGTCGACGCCCTTGAGGACTTCGGCCTTAACGGGGCTGGCGTCGATAAGCTGCGGGAACACTTTGACGGGCCGCAGGTTGGCGAAGAGGTTTAATCCCTTGCGCAGCGCCAGCAACCCTTGCTCGGGTCGGACTTTGGCTTTGGGGTCGTCCCATTTGGGGCCGCCTACCGCGCCGAAGAGGATGGCATGGCTACGGCGGCACATCTCCAGAGTCTCGTCGCGCAAGGCGACGCCATGCTTGTCTATGCTTACTCCGCCGATGTCGCCGTAGGAGAGCTTGAAGGCATGACCGTAGAGGCCGCCCACGGCGCCGAGGGCTTTGACGCCCTGCTCGACGACCTCGGGACCGATGCCGTCGCCTGGGAGGACTGCGATGGAGAAGTTCATTAGGCTATGCCTGCCTTACGTTCGTAGGCAGTGATTTTGTCCTCATTCAGCAGGGAGAGGCCGATGTCGTCCAGACCGTTGAGGAGACAGTAGCGGCGGAAGGGGTCGACTTCGAAGGAGGCCTCGAAGCCCTCCGAGTCCGTAATCATCTGAGCCTCTAAGTCCACGGTCACCTTATACCCAGGCTTGGTCTTGGCCCTAGACATCAGAGTTGCCATCTGCTCATCGGTCAACTGGACGGGCAAGAGACCGTTTTGGAAGCAGTTGTTGCGGAAAATATCGGCGAAGCCGGAGGCGATGACGGCGCGGAAGCCGTAGTCGCCCAGGGCCCAGGGGGCATGCTCGCGGGAGGAGCCGCAGCCGAAATTGCGGCCGGCCAGCAATACCGTGGCGCCTTTATAGCGGGGCTGGTTCAGGACGAATTCAGGATTGGGCTTGCCGTCGGGGAGGAAGCGCCAGTCGTTGAAGAGGAACTGGCCGTAGCCGGTGCGCTCGATGCGCTTGAGGAACTGCTTGGGGATGATCTGGTCGGTGTCGACGTTGACGCGGTCGAGGGGGGCGGCGACGCCGGTGTGTTTGGTGAAGGGTTGCATCTAGTTCTCCCTTGTCGAAAGCTTCTTCAATACATCTTCAAAGCGAATATAAGGCTCATGGGCAGTTTCTTCAAAGGCAGCCAAATCCTCAGCGTCCTCTTCCAAAACGTGACGCACCGCCTCATTGACCAGGCTGGAAAATGACTGGCTGGTATTTGATTCCTTCAACCTAAGCGCCTCATAGAGATCAGCGTTTATGTAAACTGTGGTTTTCTTAAGCATGGCGGCTTATTTTCTAGTGTCTAAAACCCTTACTCGTATAATGCCAAGCCTTGGCTCTGCATCCAATTTTTTGCAGTAAAATGGTCTACGATTATGTTCTTTTTTAAGGTGATAGATAGCTGATGATTCTAACTTCGTACAACGAATCAAGAATTGCTCCTTTGCATTGGGGAGTACCCTCCAGCGTCAAACCTGCCATCTGCAAGAAGAAAACCGTAATATTCAAGAGGAGTTCGGTCCCCTTTTGTTTCGTTACATCCATCATAGCTTGAACAGTCATATGCTGTGTTCTCAGAACAGTCACAGCCACCACGACCGTGCTTGTCCGGAATAATATGATCTCTTTCTCTTCTCAGATATCCGTTGCCGCTATTGGTGCTTGGAACGAAGAATCGCCTCCCACAGTATGCACATGTTCTGCGATTGTCGTTTTGAGTTAGCACGAGCTTCTCACCTCCTAGGTTTGTAATAGGAGAAGTTATTTCCACTCCCTTATATCCACAAAATGGCCCGCGATGGCGGCTGCGGCGGCCATCTGAGGGCTGACCAGGTGGGTGCGGCCGCCTTTGCCCTGGCGGCCCTCGAAGTTGCGGTTGGAGGTGGAGGCGCAGCGCTGGCCGGGTTGGAGAATATCGGGGTTCATGCCGAGGCACATGGAGCAACCCGCCTCGCGCCAGTCGAAGCCGGCGTCCTTGAATACGCGGTCGAGGCCTTCAGCCTCGGCTTGCTTTTTGACCAGGGCTGAGCCTGGAACGACCATGGCGTAGACCTTAGGGTTCACCTTTTTGCCTTTGACCACCCCTGCGGCGTTGCGCAGGTCTTCCAATCGGGCGTTGGTGCAGGAGCCAAGGAAGACGCGGTCGATGGCAACGTTCTGAATGGGGACGTTGGGTTCCAGGCCCATGTAGTCTAAGGCCCGTTCCGCCGCCTGCTTGTCAGAAGTCGATTTGAAGGAGGCGGGGTCGGGGACGCGGCCAGTGACGGGGGCCACCATGCCCGGGTTGGTGCCCCACGTCACGAAGGGCTCCAGTTTAGCGGCGTCGACATGGACTACTTTGTCATATTTAGCGCCAGGGTCGGTGGGCAGGCGGCGCCATCGTTCGACGGCTTCATCCCAGGCCTTACCTTTGGGGGCGTGGGGACGGCCTTTCACATATGCGAAGGTAGTGTCGTCGGGGGCGATCATGCCTGCTCGGCCACCGGCCTCGATGGACATGTTGCAGACGGTCATTCGGCCTTCCATGGACAGGCCTCGGACGGCCTCGCCGGTGTATTCGATGACGTGGCCGGTGGCGCCGTCGATGCCTATCTGGCCGATGATACCGAGGATGAGGTCCTTGGCGGTCACGCCGAAGGGGAGCAGGCCGTTAACCCTAATCTCCATGGTCTTGGGCTTGTTCTGCAGGATGCACTGAGTCGCCAGGACGTGCTCCACCTCCGAGGTGCCGATGCCGAAGGCCAGAGCGCCGAAGGCGCCGTGGGTGGAGGTATGGCTGTCGCCGCAGACGATGGTCTTGCCGGGCTGGGTGTAGCCCATCTCGGGGCCGATAATGTGGACGATGCCCTGGTTGGGGCTGGTCATGCCGTAATACTTGACGCCGAATTCCTTGACGTTCTTCTCCAGGGCTTTTATCTGAGCCAGGGCGATGTCGTCGGTGATGGGCTTGGTGCGCTCCCAGGTAGGGATGTTGTGGTCAACGGTGGCGATGGTGAGGTCGGCGCGGCGGAGGCGGCGGCCCGCCATGCGAAGGCCATCGAAGGCCTGGGGGGAGGTGACCTCGTGGACGAGGTGGAGGTCTATGTACAGGAGGGTAGGCTTGCCCGGTTCCTCATGGACTACGTGGGCGTACCAGATTTTTTCGAACGTTGTTTTGGGGGGCATAGTCACACCTATTTCGAATTCGGTCTTAAGCAGCATACGCAGGCTGTGGACGCCTGCGTATGCTGCTCGAACTAGTGTAAAGTCGATAATGCTATGGGTTAGGCATCCCCACCATGGACGAGCGTTTCTGTGCGCCTTCCATAGCCAGCAGTCTGTTAAGGGCGTTCATGTAGGCCTTGGCGCTGGCTACGATGATGTCCGTATCGGAGCCCTTGCCGACGTAGAGCCTATCGCCGCTTTCAATGCGGACGGTGACCTCGCCCAACGCATCGATGCCCTCAGTAATGGCTTTGACGTTGTACTCGGCCAGCTTGTTGGGGGCTTTTACGATTTGGTTTATGGCCTTATAGGCCGCGTCGATGGGGCCGGTGCCGGTGGCGGCATCGGTCTGGGGCTTGCCGTCGGGGCCGATGAGGCGCACCGTGGCTGTGGCTACCTGGTGGTTGCCGCAGGAGACCTGGACGTGGTCGAGGGTGTAGGCGGGGGCCTCGGTGGCGGCGCGGGTCTGGTCGGACATTAGCGCCTCGAGGTCGCGGTCAGTGACCTCGCGCTTCTTGTCGGCCAATCGCTTGAAAGACTCGAAGACCTGGTCCAGCTCGTCCTTGGACAGTTTGTAGCCCAGTTCCTCGAGACGGGCGCGGAGGCCGGCGCGACCGCTGAGTTTGCCGAGGACCAGGGAGTTGCCGCTGTGCCAACCGATGGAGGCGGGGTCCATGATTTCATAGGTGTTGCGGGCTTTGATGACGCCGTCCTGGTGGATGCCTGAGGCGTGTCGGAAGGCGTTCTGGCCGACGATGGCCTTGTTTGGCTGGACTGGGAAGCCGGAAATGTCGCTGACTAGGCGGCTGGTGCGGTATATCTGGGTGGTGTCGATGTTGGTCTTGACGCCCAGGAAGTCCTTGCGGGTCTCGATGGCCATGATGATCTCTTCCAGGGCTGCGTTGCCCGCGCGCTCGCCAAGGCCGTTGATGCACCCCTCCACCTGCCGCGCGCCGGCCTGGATAGCGGCGATGCTGTTGGCGGCGCCGAGACCCAGGTCGTCGTGGCAGTGGACGCTGATGGTGGCCTTGTGGATGTTGGGGACGTTCTCGCGGATGCGGCGGATAAGGTTGCCGAACTCCTCAGGGATGGAGTAGCCGACGGTGTCGGGTATGTTAAGGGTGGTGGCGCCGGCGTCGATGACGGACTTAAGCATGAGGTAGAGGAACTGGGGGTCGGTGCGGCTGGCGTCCATGGCGGAGAATTCGATGTCAGGGCAGTAACTCTTGGCCCGGGCCACCATGTTCACCGCCATCTCCAGGACCTCTTCGCGGTTCTTCTTGAGCTGGTGCATGAGATGGATGTCGGAACTGGAGACGAATACGTGGATTCGAGGGCGCTCGGCCTCGCGGAGGGCTTCCCAGGCCTTGTCGACGTCGTTGGGGTGGGCGCGGGCGAGGGAGGCGATGGAGGCGCCGCGGACCTCGCGGGCGATGGTGGAGACGGCCTCGAAGTCGCCGGGGGAGCTGGCGGCGAAGCCGGCTTCTATGATATCGATGCCTAGCCTTTCGAGCTGTTTAGCGACCTCCAGCTTTTCGGAGGTAGTCATGCCTGCGCCGGCGGTCTGTTCGCCGTCGCGGAGGGTGGTGTCGAAAATCTTTACAATATCCTGCGCCATGATGGTTTCCTTTCTCGCGTTGTCCTTTTTATTTCCTGGATGCGCCCGACCTCTTAAAGACCACTCCGATGAATCGGAGCGGTCATCCCATCCCTAACTAAGGACAACGCAGGCCGCCAGAGAGAGCGCTGCCATAGCCCCCCTCCGGTCGGCGGTCTGCGCCTGCAACCTCCAAACTGTAGCAACCCTTCATACACCCAACCTTTTCCAAAATAAAAAACCCGTCCACAAAAGGGACGGGCATAATTCCCGCGGTACCACCCTACTTCCCCGATAAAATCGGGACGCTCGGCGCTTTAACGGTGCGTTCCGTTCAGTCCTACGTTAAGTTTTCGGACTGGCCGCTCCGGGGCGAGTTCGCCACCTGGGCTTCCTGCCTTGCACCTACCGGCAGGTCTCTGAAAGGCCAGGGTAGAGCTACTGCTCCCCATCACTGCGTTTGCTTTTTTCGTAACCTTGGGATAATACCACGACGGTCAAGGGGGTGGCAACAAGGATTTGTCAGTGGTGCGACCAAAACGCTTCCAAGCTGCCTCAACTACCCTACATTGTCAATACTTCAACCCTTGGTGCTAGAATACCGCCATCTCTGAACCTTAAGGAGTCTCGACATGCCTGCCCATTACTCTCGCGGCGCTACATATAAGGAAGCGCCTCAACTGCCCGACGACCCCATCATAGACCTTCTGGCCGCCACCAACTCGAAGGTGGAGCATCTCGACCTGTCGCCGGACGGGAAGCGCATCGCGTATGTTTCCGCCCAGAGCGGCGGCTATGACCTGTGGGTGTGCGACATCGACGGGAAGAACAACCGGCGGCTGGTGGACATGTACCCGGAGGAGTGCCTGAACCCGTCGTGGTCACCAGACGGACAGTGGGTGGCGTGGACGGCTCGAAACGACGCTTTCAAGATACGGGCCGACGGCTCGGAGCCGCCCATCAACCTCACCTACGGCTGGGGACCGTCACGAGGGCACGAGTTCATTCGGTGGACACCGGACGGCAAGCGCATCGTGTTCATACACATCGGCGGCAACGGGTACATGCAGGTGTGCTCGGTGCCCACGGCGGTGCCGACGGGGAAGATACGGCCTCACTGGATTACCAATGAGGAGTTCAACTCGACGGACGTCTTCGTGTCGCCGGACGGCAAGCACGTGTGCTTCATGTCGGACAGGTCGGGGTACGCGGACTTCAAGAGGATGGACGTATGGATAGCGCCCATCGAAGGCGGCGAGGCGCGGAACATGACGCCGAACACCTTCGAGCATTACGACTACAGGCCCAGGTGGTCAACGGACGGGAAGAAGCTGGTGTTCACCAGCGACAAGAGCAACTTCAGGAAGGTTGGGGTCATCGACGTCGCTACGGGCAAGATAAGCTTCCCAACCAGCGGCGACTACGATGAGTACAATCCGCGGGTGTCGCCGGACGGGAAGTGGATTGCATACGTGGCGAATATGGGGTGGACGTTCCAGGTCATCAAGGTAGCCATCGACGGGTCCAGCAAGCCGGCGCAGCTGACCAAGGGGGACGCGGTCCATGGCGGCTTCGACGCCTACCAAGTGCGGGGGACTATCCGGTGGACGCCGGACAGCAAGAGCATTGTGGCGACTCGGATGGACCACGCGCACACCAGCGAGGTCATCGTCATTCCGGCGGAGGGCGGCGAGCCGAAGCAGATAACCAACGTAATGCCCAAGGGCCTGGAGAACT is a genomic window of SAR202 cluster bacterium containing:
- the leuB gene encoding 3-isopropylmalate dehydrogenase translates to MNFSIAVLPGDGIGPEVVEQGVKALGAVGGLYGHAFKLSYGDIGGVSIDKHGVALRDETLEMCRRSHAILFGAVGGPKWDDPKAKVRPEQGLLALRKGLNLFANLRPVKVFPQLIDASPVKAEVLKGVDMMVVRELTGGLYFAKPKRRWQTPTGRRGVDTLRYTEAEICRILHVGFQLARTRRKKLISVDKANVLETSRLWRELAVEVSREYPDVALDHMLVDTAAMQLVRAPSKFDVIVTENTFGDILTDEAAVLAGSMGMLPSASLAPSAKSAGGPALGLYEPIHGSAPDIAGKGIANPVATLLSVAMMLRLSLGLNREAESIERAVELALADGYRTADIAKPGSKPLSTAEMGRRVTGLVAAA
- the leuD gene encoding 3-isopropylmalate dehydratase small subunit, translated to MQPFTKHTGVAAPLDRVNVDTDQIIPKQFLKRIERTGYGQFLFNDWRFLPDGKPNPEFVLNQPRYKGATVLLAGRNFGCGSSREHAPWALGDYGFRAVIASGFADIFRNNCFQNGLLPVQLTDEQMATLMSRAKTKPGYKVTVDLEAQMITDSEGFEASFEVDPFRRYCLLNGLDDIGLSLLNEDKITAYERKAGIA
- a CDS encoding CopG family transcriptional regulator yields the protein MLKKTTVYINADLYEALRLKESNTSQSFSSLVNEAVRHVLEEDAEDLAAFEETAHEPYIRFEDVLKKLSTREN
- the leuC gene encoding 3-isopropylmalate dehydratase large subunit; its protein translation is MPPKTTFEKIWYAHVVHEEPGKPTLLYIDLHLVHEVTSPQAFDGLRMAGRRLRRADLTIATVDHNIPTWERTKPITDDIALAQIKALEKNVKEFGVKYYGMTSPNQGIVHIIGPEMGYTQPGKTIVCGDSHTSTHGAFGALAFGIGTSEVEHVLATQCILQNKPKTMEIRVNGLLPFGVTAKDLILGIIGQIGIDGATGHVIEYTGEAVRGLSMEGRMTVCNMSIEAGGRAGMIAPDDTTFAYVKGRPHAPKGKAWDEAVERWRRLPTDPGAKYDKVVHVDAAKLEPFVTWGTNPGMVAPVTGRVPDPASFKSTSDKQAAERALDYMGLEPNVPIQNVAIDRVFLGSCTNARLEDLRNAAGVVKGKKVNPKVYAMVVPGSALVKKQAEAEGLDRVFKDAGFDWREAGCSMCLGMNPDILQPGQRCASTSNRNFEGRQGKGGRTHLVSPQMAAAAAIAGHFVDIREWK
- a CDS encoding 2-isopropylmalate synthase yields the protein MAQDIVKIFDTTLRDGEQTAGAGMTTSEKLEVAKQLERLGIDIIEAGFAASSPGDFEAVSTIAREVRGASIASLARAHPNDVDKAWEALREAERPRIHVFVSSSDIHLMHQLKKNREEVLEMAVNMVARAKSYCPDIEFSAMDASRTDPQFLYLMLKSVIDAGATTLNIPDTVGYSIPEEFGNLIRRIRENVPNIHKATISVHCHDDLGLGAANSIAAIQAGARQVEGCINGLGERAGNAALEEIIMAIETRKDFLGVKTNIDTTQIYRTSRLVSDISGFPVQPNKAIVGQNAFRHASGIHQDGVIKARNTYEIMDPASIGWHSGNSLVLGKLSGRAGLRARLEELGYKLSKDELDQVFESFKRLADKKREVTDRDLEALMSDQTRAATEAPAYTLDHVQVSCGNHQVATATVRLIGPDGKPQTDAATGTGPIDAAYKAINQIVKAPNKLAEYNVKAITEGIDALGEVTVRIESGDRLYVGKGSDTDIIVASAKAYMNALNRLLAMEGAQKRSSMVGMPNP
- a CDS encoding S9 family peptidase, giving the protein MPAHYSRGATYKEAPQLPDDPIIDLLAATNSKVEHLDLSPDGKRIAYVSAQSGGYDLWVCDIDGKNNRRLVDMYPEECLNPSWSPDGQWVAWTARNDAFKIRADGSEPPINLTYGWGPSRGHEFIRWTPDGKRIVFIHIGGNGYMQVCSVPTAVPTGKIRPHWITNEEFNSTDVFVSPDGKHVCFMSDRSGYADFKRMDVWIAPIEGGEARNMTPNTFEHYDYRPRWSTDGKKLVFTSDKSNFRKVGVIDVATGKISFPTSGDYDEYNPRVSPDGKWIAYVANMGWTFQVIKVAIDGSSKPAQLTKGDAVHGGFDAYQVRGTIRWTPDSKSIVATRMDHAHTSEVIVIPAEGGEPKQITNVMPKGLENFNFVKPELIKYKSKDGLEVPAFLYRPPNAGNKKTPLIIYARANTKGLHVRGFYPIIQYFVSKGYSVVAPEVRGSAGLGKQYEFLNYGDWGGGDIDDFAYSALHLIEQGLVDKDKVVMQGGSTGGFFVCDMIFRYPDLLKAAICFYGPPDLIHSWRMSNGAGKPVLGDVVAGDRGGPDMNPEHWMKRSLIYNIDKVKTPLLILWGDRDGVRISMADDYFRVAKEKGLYTEYIQYNCEPHGWYHWRPETLSDCIRRMHAHYKKFTGV